The Fusarium poae strain DAOMC 252244 chromosome 2, whole genome shotgun sequence nucleotide sequence ACTTCAAGAGCCTTGGACCCCTCGTTGCCGAGCTCGACAAGCACCTTACCCTTCGAACTTACCTCAACGGCTACActcttggcgaggaagatgGCAAGATCTGGACTGCTCTTCGCCTCAACAAGGTCGCCATTGGCCTTATCCGAAAGGGTGCCTACACCAATGTCACTCGATGGTTCAACCTGATCGAGCAGGCACACCCTGAGTTTAACGAGAAGCTCAATGCtggaaaggagaagaagtctGGAGGTGCCAATTACAATATTGGCCTCTCCAACACCGAGAATGGTGTTGTCACGCGATTCCCTCCTGAGCCCAGGTAAGCTGAACTTCTTCTCATCTACCTAGAATTAGTCTAACTCTTGTCTCTAGTGGCTACCTTCACATTGGCCACGCCAAGGCCGCTCTTCTCAACGATTACTTCGCAAAGACCTCCCCCGACGGAAACGGAAAGCTCATCGTTCGATTCGACGACACAAACCCCGCCAAGGAGAAGCAAGAGTTTGAGGATGCTATCCTTCATGATCTCGAGCTGATGGACATCAAGTACCACAAGGTCACCCACTCCAGTGACTACTTCCAGGAGATTTACGATCTCACCGAGAAGATGATCCAAGACGGCAACGCCTACGCCGATGACACCGATCCCGAGGTTCAGAGCGCTGACCGAAAGAACCGTCTTCCCAGCCAGCGACGTGACCGCCCTGCTGAGGAGAGTTTGGCCATGTTTAGAGAGATGAAGGCTGGTACCGACCTGGGACGAAAGCACTGCATTCGCGCACGCATTGCCTTTGACTCGAGCAACGGTTCCATGCGAGACCCCGTCATTTTCCGATTCCCCAACTGGAAGGGTGAAGAGCCCGCTCCCCACCACCGAACAGGCTGGACCTGGAACATCTACGTAAGCACCACCGCTGTTCAATTGTGTATGACTGTTAACAATTCCAGCCCACATACGATCTCGTCGTCCCTATCCTTGACTCCATCGAGGGAGTCACCCACGCCCTCCGAACAACCGAGTATGCCGACCGAAACGAGCAATACCACTGGTTCCTCAAGGTCTTGAACCTCCGACAGGTCCATCTTTGGGACTTTGCCCGTATCAACTTTATCCAAACATTCCTCTCCAAGCGAAAGCTCACAAAGGTTGTCGACACTGGACGTGTCAGTGGCTGGGATGACCCCCGTATGCCTACTGTCCGTGGTATCATCCGCCGTGGTCTGACTGTTCCCGCTCTTCGCGAGTTCATGTTGAAGCAGGGTCCTAGCCGAAACGTCGTCACCATGGATTGGACTACCATCTGGGCCATCAACAAGCGAATGCTCGACCCCGTTGTCCCTCGATACATGGCCATTGAGGAGAAGGATGCTGTTACTGTCACCATCACTGGAGGTCCCGAGAAGTCTTACAAGGAGGACAGGCCCAAGCACGTCAAGAACCCCGACGTCGGTACCAAGCAGGTTACTTTCGGacccaagctcctcctcgacCAGGCCGACGTTGCTTCTTTCGACGACAACGAGGAGATTACCCTGATGAGCTGGGGTAACGCCATCGTCCGAGGAATCAACAAGACTGCCTCACCCATCAACGAGCTCAACCTCGAGCTTCACCTTGCCGGTGACTTCAAGACCACCAGCAAGAAGGTTCACTGGCTCGCCGCCGACCCCGAGAACCTCGTCAAGGCTGAGCTCTGGGAGTTTGGCTCGCTCATCACCAAGGATACTCTTGAGAAGGACGACAACCTCGACGATTTCCTCAACGACAACAGCGCCACCCTCACCAACGCCCTTGTCGACGCGAGCATCGCCGAGCTCAAGGAGAACGACTTCCTCCAGCTCGAGCGAAAGGGTTACTACCGTGTGGACAAGGCTCTCGGCCAAGGTCCCGACGGCCGAGCTGTGCTGTTCAAGGTCCCCACAGGTGGTCAAAAGGGTTAGATCATTTTGGACAAGAAAATAAAGGATGGGCGAGTATTTAGGCATATAGTTGTTTACGATAcaaaaaataagtaaaagttGGACTGCACAAATGGCTTGAATTAATTTGTCTCCCGTTATCTGCTATCGAAGCGCCCGCCCCGACAAAGAGCCCATCAAGCTCGTAGTCAGGATGAGCACCTCGCAGTGCATGCATATTCCTTCAGCTTTGCATTTCGTCAGTGTCACGTTGTATATTTTGGAGAGAATGATTCGTCGCTTGATGTTATTTAGATTATCCGTGGTAGTGCTGATGTTGATGCCGCTAAATGGAATGCAGAGGTTGCCCGATTGAGTAACTCGCGAGATCCCTGCCTGGAAGATCTTGTAACATCAAGGTAGAGTAAGCTGCGGGGGAATTACTTGTGAGCAAAGAAAAGCAGTGAAGATGTTTGTATTTACGGCCAAGATACTACAGCGAGATACTCAATTGATGAGATGAATGCTGGATCGATCATGTCTTGAACAGAGTTGTGTGATTGACATATTGACATCAAGTTGCCCCAAGGTGAGTACAGCTCCATAAACCTCGCTACGTTCCATTACTTTAGTTCATGACTTGTTCCTCATGCAGCGCACATCAGAAAATGACCGTGATAGACAACTACTAGCCCAAATGCAGGTCTAAGGATACGAGCTGAAGGGATACTTTTACCTGCAGGGGTATATATCAGACGAGTATCCATACGGAGTACATACGAGAATAACCGTCTCATCGTCTTCCCCACCAATTAGAATAAAATTTTCTAGAGACATTTTTCCTTTTTGTAAATGGGAATCAGAGTATATGACGTACAAAACGGTGAGAATATACGAGAAATAATGTTGagctgtttttttttgtgtAATGcagggagagagagagagtagAATGCGCTAGAAAGGTTCCATTTTCTATTCTTAGCGGACCTATGGACGCTAGACCCCGCTATACCGAATGACAGCCCAGAAGGGCTGCTTTCTCTTAACGGCGCATGTTATTGAGGCGTAGGTAGAAAAGGTCTGGATCTGGGGAGGGGACTTTGTCGGTGAAGGAGTAAAAAGGCAAGCTTAATGCTTATGTGTTAGTTGTCACCCCTCGCGTTAATATGAATTGAGTGGCAGTGCTGGCAGGATGACAGCTGTAAATTGAGGATGACATGACAACGATAACTTGTATGAGATGGCATCTTCTCCACAGCTCTGACGTTTACAGAATAAGACAGAATTTATTCTACTCTGCTAGTTTGCTATGGGAATAAGTACATATCGTCTAcctattcttgtccatcGTTTCTTTGCTTGGCATGTAACTAGTTAACCCGAATGAACCGAGTTGAATTGCGGGTTGTGTCCGACTTGGCAATTTTAAACCCGGCACCGACAACCCGAAAGCAATTAATACGAGAGTCGAGAGATGGTTTCTGTAATTATTAACAAATGCCCAAAGTAGTAAATTAATGTTTTATGCATACATTATACTCATCTGCGCCGCAAAAAGCCACAACCGCTGTAGCATgtatgtacctaggtaatttGAGTGAACCTACCTGATCGATCGCCTGATCTGATGCGGTGGGATGAGGGGAATACGAGATCCCGTCGATCACCTCGTGTTCCCTTTTTACCCACGAGGTTTCGAAGCAAGGGTTTGTTATGTTGTGTAGTAACTGGTAGCTTTCCGGTGGGTAGTCAACTAGTTCGTACACTTGCTTGGACTAGGTAGGGAGTGGCCGAGGCTGGGCTTTTGTCAGAATAGTGGCATTGTTACATTGTTGTCTTTCATCTCACCCAACTTGGACTCTTTCGTCATGATTCACCAACGATTTGACTGTTTCCACTACGATTTAGCTAGCTATGCCCACTTACTGAAAaagatatctatataaacatcctcttctctccctcAAGTTTACcctttcatcctcatcactcACTCACACTCACACACACATACATCTTCATCCACACTCAACTCAACCACTTACAAACACATCTcccttcaaaatgaagtTCTCCGCTGCTCTCTTCACCCTCATCGCCACCACCGGCGTCTCCGCTGCCCCCGCAGAGGAAAAGTCCGTCAACATGATGGCCGCCTCTCCCCAATGGACCATCCGCGACGCCAAGCGCTACTGCCGCTCCGACGACTCCATCTGCAACTGGAAGTTTGGCATCGACACCGGCAACAACAAGCCCTACGAGTGCCGCCACGACGTCAAGGGCCCCGGCGCCTCCAAGAAGCGCTCCGCCGGCCCCACCACGTGCGGTGACTTTACCGTTACCTCTGGCTGGAGTGATGTTTTCGGCGCCGACAACGGCTTCACTACTCTCTCTGTCGTTTCCAACTCCAAGCGTCAGATCATCTGGCCTGCTTACACCGACAAGCAGCTCGCTGGTGCCAAGATTGTCAAGCCTGATCAGTCTTATGCTCCTGCTTCGCTTCCCAAATAAGCGATTTTGCACACACTGGATGAATGACTTGCGACGACACACACGATGATGCTTGAACATATTTGGGGGGAATTGACAGGATTGGGGGTTTAAGCTACACACAATGGGCTAATTTGTACATACTTAATACAATTCTTGCCTTTCGGGGCCACGACTTTTACATACGAGAATGTTGTTCCCTTGTTAGTTGTGAAGTGATGCAAGTGTAACATAATTGGTGCTTTGATCGGCCGAGATTTAGCGGCTTTCGGCCGGGTACCTTGGCGTTCGTCATTGTCATCCAGCCACCATCAAATGTCACCCAGAATTATCGCGTGCACAATAGTTACTAATAGGAAGTTGTGGTGTATAAACAGTGTATCCTAGAGCTTTGTTAATGTTTACGTTGAGTCCAGCGCTTATCGAATGAGCCTTGCCAGTAGTCCGTAAGTCACATAGCCAGAGACTTGCAATCGGGTCACGTAGATAGGCGAATTGGTAGTCATGGTCAACACACTCGGGTATCGTGAGTGCGATCAGCTTTAAGATCAATTAAGAGGTGCCTGTCAAGTTGCTCGGAGATGTTCTATTTAAAACGCTGGAAATAATGGCGCCAATTGAGGTTGGCCTCAAAGATGGCCTCATGATAGAAACATGATCTCTTCAATTGGGCGCCTCACATGACATGATCCAAATGCACCTCTTAGGTCAACCTTGAAAGCATTTCTCAATTCACCTATGAGCCAATGATATATCATTGTCGGAGTGTATCATTTCATCAATTTATAAAGGCTTGTATCGGCTTGTGTTGTTCAGCAGTCCTTGCCCCAGTCAACACCATCCATCGTATTGATACGACTACAGGTTGCGCCACGTTCACATGCATGACCTCAAAATGAAGGAGCAGAGTTTACTCATTGTAATAGTCGAGCATTCAATTATGAAATGTGTATAGAATGCGATGCCCACAGACAAACGTTGCCAGCATGGTCTTCTGAAACAACGAAATGCGACACCTATCTGTCGGCTATCCAAGTCGTCCACATACAGGCAATCGCCTTGGACATCAAAACACTGACAATAGTCTTTGTCTCTCCCCCCAACTCCATTCTCCCgcacaaaagaaaaaaagaaaaaaagacaaaaaccTCTTACATCCCCCCAGTCGAGGTGTAACAAAACGCCAACAGATGACAAAAATCGCTTAGTCAAAAGCACACATCCAAACAAATGTTCCCAAACCACCAGCGAGGACAAGGAACGTGAGGATTCCAGCTCCCGCGCGATCAGCCGTCGTGATGGGTGTAGGCTCAGGGTTATCATGCGAATCCTTTCCAGCGTTGGGATCACCCTTGGAGATACCACCAGTACTGTTCGTCGCAGGTGGTTCAGCGTCCTCAATTAACAAACTCGACACAGCTGCCAGCACATTCATTTGTTCACCCGCTCCACTTGTCTCATCAACAGCTACATCAACAAACTCACCACCGCTCCAGTAAAAGCCACATGCGCGACCGGAATCACCACCCGTGCATTGCTTCACGGCTGCTTCTGTCGAGGTCTTGAGGACGGGGAGGATCTTTTTCGCGGTGAAGGGTGCGACTTGGGTTGTCACTGCTAACCAGCGGTGCACGTAGCCCTTGAATGACAACATGTCTGTGGAGCAGGCGCCCTTGCGGCCTTCGCAGGGGACTTCGTACATGATGTCTTTGGGGAAGAAGTTTTTGAGAGTTGCGTCGAGGAGTTTGGTGATGCGGTCTTCCCAGACTGTGGATCCGTTTGTCTATATCGCTGTTAGTAAATCGCCTGACCATCAAAGCTGGTGGGACGGTACTCACAAAGTTGTACATGAACGCAGCGCCCTGGATGAGAATAGCAGCGTTGTAAGAAAAAGTGGCTTTGTTGATGTCGGTACAGTTCTTTCCAACGTGTCCACCATCGTAGACCAACCACCTCTCGTGATCAATGTAGTTGACGCCCCAGAGCCACTCCCATGTCTCCTCAGCATGTTTAGCATAAGTTTCGTTTCCGGTATATCTTGCAAGACGAGCGCCAATATTGAAGAAGCATCCGTTGGCGATAGCTAAAACACCATGTTAGTCAAATAATCCTACAGCTTGACCTTTAATGACACGCACTGTTCTTGTAATCGTATCCAGAGTTGGTGAAAGGAATCTGCCATCGCATTCCACCATTACACTCGTCGTCGTGTCGCTCAGGGTTAGCCTGCGTCGTCCAGACGGCCTGCGCCAGGGCGAGCCATTGAGGTTGGTCCTCGGGCGGATTGGGGAACTTGTTTTCGGCTGCGAGCATGGCTGACATTCCCCAGAAGCCTTGATCGTCGTTTCCGAGGGAGGCACTGTGGTTGCTGGGCATGTAGTCGCGACCTTCTCCTGTCTGGTGAAGCATACCCTCCATCACCACCTTGTTGTAGCTCGAGTCGCCTGTGAGTTTCCAGTAATCTGTTGTCGGGTTAGCcatgtcttttttttctttgagAGTAATTGAAGACGTACCGATATATGTTCCCATCATTGCTCCTCCTTCCCACCAGTAGTAATCGCCCTTGTATTCTGTTGGAGGACCGGGCAAGATACCGGGAATCATGCCCGTTGTGTTTCCGTCATATTGTAGCATAAGATCGTAAGCGAGTGTGCGCGCCGATTGTTTGATCTCGTCTACAAAACAGTCAATATTTTATGTTTTAATTGCTTGTTGTTTGGTGTTTATCGCGTACCCTTTGTTCCAATCTTGTAGTACTGTGCCTCGACTGATTGAACCAGTAGCCCTCCCAACAGCGTAGCTTGGGCGATGAAGCCCTTTGGTGAAGAAAACAACATGTCGCCTGAATGAGAGGTCACCTCTCTATGTTTATGTGAAAAGATGTGTTGTAAATGTGAGGTCGGTCAATGTGGTAACAGCTTGTAAAGCGAGCGACAACAAGCAGAGAAGATGCCGTCGATACCCGTCTGGTCCAGAACAGAGTCAAAGAAAAGAGccaaaaaattaaataaaagcgaGTGTTACAGGTCTATGATAAAAAAGTGAATGCAGAAAAGGAAACCCCTTCTAGAAAGTCAATCATGGGATGAACGGGACAAAGGATGATCGTAGAAAGGATGATGGGGGGAGATCAAAGGTGGGACGGGATTCAAAAAAGCGGAGGGGGGAACAGAAGCCGGGGATGTCTTTTTTCACATTTCAAAACACGAGCAAGGGGGAgaaaaaagggaaataaAAGAGAGGAGCCCATCCTTTCTGGTTTACGAGCCAAGGGTCTGGGCATCGGGGCTGTGCAGCTTGTATCAAGCAACTTCTTGGCGGCTATCAGTAGTCAGTAGCCAAAGGACAAGAGCAATGAATGGAGAAGAGACAAATTTGCCAAGACGAGCCAAACTGGGATATGGGGACATGGGGACATGGACATGGGGGAGTTATTGGTAGGCCAAGGGCTTGGCAGAAAGAGGGAGAGCAATTGTATTGGCAGTTTTCCACGTAATTTATTTTGTATGCCTTGATTTGCAGTGCATTAGTTGATGCAGCTGATGGTAATGATGCTAGAGAGGAAGAGTATTGTCTCTATTATTCCGCAAAGGAAGAGTATGTACCGAGATGAGACTCCTGGGCTGGGCCATCACAATCACAAAGACAAAATAAAGCCAAGATCTCCTTTGCTAAAGCGAGATTGGAGATTGAGGCTGGGGGTAAAGACTGACACAGGCCACGCAAGCCCTTGCAGATAAGAAACTACTTATCTTCTCATATAGTCATAGTGTCAGATACATGTATAACCCTAATGTTACCCCCTATCACGCTAAACTTTAATGCGCCAAAACTCCCTTCTTCTCCACACCATCACTGCTAATATCACACAAGATTGGTCCCAGCCCCTGGTATGCTtaaatattaccttattCTAGAGTCGGACCAGTGAAACCAACCATTTTCATGTCTCTGAGTTTATTTGACTGTACTGTTCAAAGACAGAACGCGTCAACGGTAACAAGAGTGACAAAGACATGCCTATCAAGAAACAACGAGTCGTAGAATTCTTTGACTACTGTACCAAAACTTGATTGACTACACCAACAGTGGGCAGACTCTTGTGCTAGGACCTACTGCTATTGCTATGCCCCATTTGATCCAGGGGCTTCTTGGCAGTCCGTCATTATCTTGGCGGTGCCGTAATTGACTGACCTTGGCCTGACCCGAACGTCCCGACAATAGTGAACACGTGCTCTCTGTTTGGTTCCGTCGTATGTACGGATATTATGTCTACACGGAATATAAATAACCCCGTGTATTGATGCTATGCATTGTGTAACTCGGATACGCGCCAAGCTCAAACATACGCGTGTCTCGTCTTGGGGGTTTACGTGTTTTGAGTTGGTGAGAAATGACCCAAGACTGTAGATGACATGTTTCACCATCAATTGACTTTTAGTAATAATGTAATAGTAATGCCGTGGGCAACGGTTCTTGAATCGTGAATTAATGTGGCTGATGAATTGACTGCAACCCCGTTGATGACTCCATCGAGATGCTTTTTACCCGCCACGGTTTCGTGTCGCGTCACCAGCCACACCGTCAAATGCGATGAGGCTATATCCACCTTTTCTAACGTCAAAAATATCTCATCGTGAATTTCATGCTGTAACTTACACTGACTTCGTGAACTGACTCTTAGTTGCAGCGTGAGATATCAAGTCAACGTTAGATTTCGAGAACCTTTATAATCACCAAATATATACTACACGTCTATTGCTCACGGTCTTGTAAGCAAGGTTAACTATAGGGTAATAGCTCCAGTGTGTTGGTTGCGACCGTGTCCAGCTGTATTATGTAAACACCGAGACGATATAAAAGGTCCCCATCAAAACACAACCAACAGTCGGTCCTGTCTTCTCTTACACCGCTTCTCTTGTTGAAAATTTCACTAGGTCAATATGGGGTTCCCAATTGCACTAATGATTGATTATGTATGGAAGTCCCCGAAACCACCTCCTGGAACCAAGAGGCGCGCTCTTGATAGAACGCATCCCGACAACTTCAAATACTTTAGAAACTGGG carries:
- a CDS encoding hypothetical protein (SECRETED:SignalP(1-26)~TransMembrane:1 (n10-21c26/27o446-469i)~CAZy:GH76) codes for the protein MLFSSPKGFIAQATLLGGLLVQSVEAQYYKIGTKDEIKQSARTLAYDLMLQYDGNTTGMIPGILPGPPTEYKGDYYWWEGGAMMGTYIDYWKLTGDSSYNKVVMEGMLHQTGEGRDYMPSNHSASLGNDDQGFWGMSAMLAAENKFPNPPEDQPQWLALAQAVWTTQANPERHDDECNGGMRWQIPFTNSGYDYKNTIANGCFFNIGARLARYTGNETYAKHAEETWEWLWGVNYIDHERWLVYDGGHVGKNCTDINKATFSYNAAILIQGAAFMYNFTNGSTVWEDRITKLLDATLKNFFPKDIMYEVPCEGRKGACSTDMLSFKGYVHRWLAVTTQVAPFTAKKILPVLKTSTEAAVKQCTGGDSGRACGFYWSGGEFVDVAVDETSGAGEQMNVLAAVSSLLIEDAEPPATNSTGGISKGDPNAGKDSHDNPEPTPITTADRAGAGILTFLVLAGGLGTFVWMCAFD
- a CDS encoding hypothetical protein (SECRETED:SignalP(1-18)) is translated as MKFSAALFTLIATTGVSAAPAEEKSVNMMAASPQWTIRDAKRYCRSDDSICNWKFGIDTGNNKPYECRHDVKGPGASKKRSAGPTTCGDFTVTSGWSDVFGADNGFTTLSVVSNSKRQIIWPAYTDKQLAGAKIVKPDQSYAPASLPK